The following are encoded together in the Pleurocapsa sp. FMAR1 genome:
- a CDS encoding PP2C family protein-serine/threonine phosphatase, giving the protein MPHPEPKIQCSNPQCAASNQLEANCCHRCDTPLIRRYLWSNKAVSSEHKQALINGRYLALGTQIFLDTKPNKPPITPEEVPQEIVVYLQLFSCYPHVPQVYGLLDGTDVWLFDYGTVPSNATGKLDYPQQLIPKLDGLWIEANAFQQISWLWQIVKLWKPLLNKKVASTLLNSDQIRINGQIVQVIQLQQDNDLQPTLKDLGSLWTQWANNARPEIKEVLGQIASCLETGKIERVSQVLALLDKVADQCSKARKYSYRIYALSDSGPNRSNNEDAAYPIYHQPNEINGLESSLAIVCDGVGGHDGGEIASQATIKYLHDQISALKPNEQDHDPRKILKQLTKYINGSNDIISDRNDSEQRQERQRMGTTLVMTLAYAHEMYLAHVGDSRIYWITPNSCHQVTIDDDLASREVRLGYAVYRDSLQYPSAGALIQAIGMKDSATLHPNIQHYMIDGDCVFLLCTDGLSDFDRVEQQWRQKVLPVLEGTQNLTSAVHDLIDFANQVNGHDNVTVALVHCQVKDRDRDLSTTVSWSDIEYALKESKEWSGDNSTDSSAKEQSLVDNTSATASLPEQQIGKPTIGEPLAAKKQPKLLKPLIIALATATVIGLIAFIILQDRIDKPNNKPLPDSDSEIRQ; this is encoded by the coding sequence ATGCCACATCCTGAGCCTAAAATACAATGCTCGAATCCTCAATGCGCAGCGTCTAACCAACTAGAAGCTAATTGTTGCCATCGATGTGACACTCCACTGATTAGAAGATATCTATGGAGCAACAAAGCAGTATCTTCAGAACACAAGCAAGCTTTAATTAACGGTAGATATTTGGCGTTAGGCACTCAAATATTTCTCGATACTAAACCAAATAAACCCCCCATCACTCCAGAAGAAGTTCCCCAAGAAATTGTAGTTTATTTACAGCTTTTTTCCTGTTATCCTCACGTACCGCAAGTGTACGGACTTTTAGATGGTACGGATGTTTGGCTGTTTGATTATGGTACTGTGCCAAGCAATGCTACAGGAAAACTAGATTATCCTCAGCAGCTTATTCCCAAACTAGATGGTTTATGGATCGAGGCTAACGCTTTTCAACAAATCAGTTGGCTGTGGCAAATAGTTAAACTCTGGAAACCTTTATTAAATAAAAAAGTAGCTTCTACCTTACTTAATTCAGACCAGATCCGAATTAATGGACAAATAGTTCAAGTTATTCAGCTACAGCAGGATAATGATCTTCAGCCGACTTTAAAAGATTTGGGAAGTTTATGGACGCAGTGGGCAAACAATGCTCGCCCTGAAATTAAAGAGGTGTTAGGACAAATTGCCTCTTGTTTGGAGACTGGCAAAATTGAGCGAGTTAGTCAAGTACTGGCACTATTAGATAAAGTAGCAGACCAATGCAGCAAAGCCAGAAAGTACTCTTATCGTATTTATGCTCTTAGTGATTCAGGACCTAATCGCTCTAACAACGAAGATGCAGCCTATCCTATCTATCATCAACCAAATGAAATTAATGGGTTAGAAAGTTCCTTAGCCATTGTTTGTGATGGAGTGGGGGGACACGATGGTGGAGAAATTGCCTCTCAAGCAACCATCAAATATTTGCATGACCAAATATCAGCTTTAAAGCCAAACGAGCAAGATCATGATCCTCGGAAAATATTAAAGCAGTTGACCAAATATATTAATGGGTCTAATGATATCATTAGCGATCGCAATGACAGCGAACAGCGTCAGGAACGACAGCGCATGGGAACTACCCTGGTCATGACTCTTGCTTATGCCCATGAAATGTATCTGGCTCACGTTGGTGATTCTCGTATTTATTGGATTACCCCAAATAGCTGTCATCAAGTAACTATTGATGATGATCTAGCTTCTAGGGAGGTGCGTTTAGGTTATGCCGTATATCGAGATTCTTTGCAGTATCCTTCGGCAGGAGCTTTAATTCAGGCTATAGGTATGAAAGATTCAGCAACGCTTCACCCCAATATACAACACTATATGATTGACGGTGACTGTGTTTTCTTACTTTGCACCGATGGTTTAAGCGATTTTGACCGAGTTGAACAACAGTGGCGACAAAAGGTATTACCAGTATTAGAAGGAACTCAAAATCTTACGAGCGCAGTTCATGATTTAATTGATTTTGCTAATCAAGTAAATGGTCATGACAATGTGACAGTAGCCCTAGTTCATTGCCAAGTAAAAGATCGCGATCGCGATCTAAGCACAACTGTTTCTTGGTCGGATATTGAATATGCTCTTAAAGAATCAAAAGAATGGTCTGGGGATAATTCGACTGATTCTTCTGCAAAAGAGCAGAGTCTGGTTGATAATACATCTGCTACAGCCTCTCTCCCAGAACAGCAAATTGGCAAACCGACAATTGGCGAGCCACTAGCAGCGAAAAAACAACCAAAGTTGCTCAAACCCTTGATTATAGCTTTAGCCACAGCGACCGTTATCGGACTAATCGCCTTTATTATCTTGCAAGATCGCATTGACAAACCAAATAATAAACCACTGCCAGACTCTGACTCAGAAATCAGGCAATGA
- a CDS encoding aminotransferase class IV — MYWYEGELINSERLQLNINEPGLLYGANVFTTLRVYEKSLEHPLTYWQSHCDRLSQSLSAFKWQQPNWQNFSQGAKELAAYFPVLRMVVFPDGKELISGRNLPGDLKQRQTEGITAWVATGNLYKRDLASHKTGNYLGAYLARNQALSFNATEAILIDRHQNWLETSTGNLWGLRDGCWYTPSLDVGILPGIERSHLLKFFQKQNIPVKENLWTPQFTRTLESLFYSNCVVKMIPVKKVLDSGEHIHYSVGNFP, encoded by the coding sequence ATGTATTGGTATGAAGGGGAATTAATTAATTCTGAGCGACTGCAACTCAATATTAATGAGCCAGGATTACTTTATGGTGCTAATGTTTTTACTACGCTGCGAGTATATGAAAAATCATTGGAACATCCTCTTACCTATTGGCAATCTCACTGCGATCGCCTTAGTCAGAGTTTGAGCGCATTTAAATGGCAGCAGCCTAATTGGCAAAATTTTAGTCAAGGAGCAAAAGAACTAGCTGCTTATTTTCCCGTCTTAAGGATGGTAGTATTTCCTGATGGCAAAGAACTAATTTCAGGGCGTAATTTGCCAGGTGATTTAAAACAGCGGCAAACTGAGGGGATAACTGCCTGGGTGGCTACGGGTAATTTATACAAAAGAGATTTAGCTAGCCATAAAACGGGTAATTATTTAGGGGCTTACTTAGCCCGAAATCAAGCCTTGAGCTTTAATGCCACCGAAGCAATTTTAATTGATCGCCACCAAAATTGGTTAGAAACCAGTACTGGGAATCTCTGGGGGTTGCGAGATGGCTGCTGGTATACTCCTAGTTTAGATGTAGGAATCTTACCAGGTATAGAGCGATCGCATCTACTCAAGTTTTTCCAAAAGCAAAATATTCCAGTCAAAGAAAACCTTTGGACTCCTCAATTTACCAGAACCTTGGAAAGCTTATTCTACAGTAATTGCGTCGTCAAAATGATACCAGTCAAAAAAGTTTTGGATTCAGGGGAACATATACATTACTCTGTTGGCAATTTCCCTTAA
- the hmpF gene encoding pilus motility taxis protein HmpF gives MLYLAEVQKQSKGFMGGTDTKLKLIACQRNDESWSVVGNESIAINDASDFGDGALVAVNLGVNRQIQGNMELASPKIVGILKNFSRLLEKTKDQEQEIEQWKESLERQSEELSIRQIEMETRLEQVEHMEEEFEQFEQQREEIAVAKAETEKARAEFATKSTELQGAWQQLRGQQQNLDEQLKESKVLNESQAATIKENLSVLAMVIDSSKSFKSKLDLAAEAVENQQEILQPHWQNLTQYSQDLQIKRQELKLTDTELAAKNQKIQPLIASIAEIGRQLGIEQKSLEAKQELTQFLNVQSDAQNSMISMLAGSESDSNAEQKVSIKELENMPLPNLEEMVANLKKDLEKVALFVNDQEEELGWQCKAVEELEAKIANMAEFERFTLEQELADELEAKKMLDQTLVGQRRSLKERYNFLLQHSRVLKRRQGIIDFDLESAIEDIDLTPIKQGLEKQSQKLQQQQQELAQEVAQVQENIKSLEAKLNKQQTEKSELESAFVQQQDTWRKLNFDVVQIQSQIDFYQQELQPLQDALDAIGNQVSQMEQLITNDAEPGKAVLEIEQIINEITAT, from the coding sequence GTGCTATATCTGGCAGAAGTACAAAAACAAAGTAAGGGATTTATGGGCGGTACCGACACTAAGCTAAAGCTCATAGCTTGTCAACGTAACGATGAAAGTTGGAGTGTTGTCGGCAATGAATCTATTGCGATTAACGATGCTAGTGATTTTGGCGATGGTGCTTTAGTTGCCGTTAACCTAGGTGTTAACCGTCAGATACAGGGTAATATGGAATTAGCTTCTCCCAAAATTGTTGGTATTTTAAAGAACTTTTCTCGTCTTTTGGAAAAGACCAAGGATCAAGAACAAGAAATTGAACAGTGGAAAGAGTCACTAGAAAGACAAAGTGAAGAATTAAGTATACGACAAATTGAGATGGAAACTCGTCTTGAGCAAGTCGAACATATGGAAGAAGAGTTTGAGCAATTTGAACAGCAGAGAGAAGAAATCGCAGTAGCTAAAGCAGAAACAGAAAAAGCTAGAGCCGAATTTGCAACAAAAAGCACAGAACTTCAGGGTGCTTGGCAACAGTTACGGGGACAACAGCAAAATTTAGATGAGCAGTTAAAAGAATCTAAAGTATTAAATGAATCTCAGGCTGCGACAATCAAGGAAAATTTGTCTGTCTTAGCTATGGTCATAGACTCCAGTAAATCTTTTAAAAGTAAGCTTGATTTAGCTGCTGAAGCAGTTGAAAATCAACAAGAGATTTTGCAACCTCACTGGCAAAATCTGACACAATATTCTCAGGATTTGCAAATAAAACGTCAAGAATTAAAACTTACTGATACGGAACTAGCGGCGAAAAATCAAAAAATACAGCCTTTAATAGCTTCGATCGCCGAAATAGGGAGACAATTAGGTATCGAACAAAAATCATTAGAGGCTAAACAAGAGTTAACGCAGTTTCTCAATGTTCAATCAGATGCTCAAAACAGTATGATATCGATGCTGGCTGGCTCTGAATCTGACTCTAATGCAGAGCAAAAAGTGAGCATCAAAGAGCTAGAGAATATGCCTCTACCAAATTTAGAGGAGATGGTAGCCAACTTGAAAAAAGATTTGGAGAAGGTGGCTCTATTTGTCAACGATCAGGAAGAGGAACTAGGGTGGCAATGTAAAGCCGTGGAAGAGCTAGAAGCTAAAATTGCGAACATGGCAGAATTTGAGCGTTTTACTTTAGAGCAAGAATTAGCAGATGAGCTTGAGGCTAAAAAGATGTTAGATCAAACTCTAGTTGGTCAACGTCGATCGCTTAAGGAAAGATATAATTTTTTGTTACAACATTCAAGAGTCCTTAAACGTCGTCAGGGCATAATTGATTTTGACCTGGAATCGGCGATTGAGGATATTGATTTGACACCTATCAAACAGGGATTGGAGAAACAATCTCAAAAGCTACAGCAACAGCAGCAAGAACTAGCTCAAGAAGTAGCTCAAGTCCAAGAGAATATCAAAAGCCTTGAAGCTAAATTAAACAAGCAGCAGACAGAAAAAAGCGAATTAGAGTCAGCCTTCGTTCAACAGCAAGACACTTGGCGTAAATTAAATTTTGATGTAGTTCAGATACAGTCTCAGATTGATTTTTATCAGCAAGAGCTACAGCCATTACAAGATGCTCTAGATGCTATCGGTAATCAAGTTTCGCAAATGGAGCAATTAATAACAAATGATGCAGAACCTGGAAAAGCTGTTCTGGAAATAGAGCAGATTATTAACGAAATAACCGCTACATAA
- a CDS encoding response regulator transcription factor, with the protein MSKVLIVEDSLAQRQMISDLLKGSGLKVTVACDGVEALEHLESFNPDIVVMDIVMPRMNGYELCRRLKSDPKTQNVPVVMCSSKGEEFDRYWGMKQGADAYIAKPFQPVELIGTVKQLLRA; encoded by the coding sequence ATGAGCAAAGTTCTAATCGTAGAAGATAGTTTGGCACAAAGACAAATGATTTCCGATCTTTTAAAAGGTAGCGGTTTGAAGGTGACTGTTGCTTGTGATGGAGTAGAAGCTTTGGAGCATTTGGAATCATTTAATCCTGACATAGTTGTTATGGATATTGTTATGCCTAGAATGAATGGCTATGAGCTATGCCGCCGTTTAAAATCAGATCCCAAAACACAGAATGTTCCAGTAGTTATGTGTTCTTCTAAAGGAGAGGAATTTGATCGCTACTGGGGGATGAAGCAAGGCGCAGATGCTTATATTGCCAAACCTTTTCAGCCAGTTGAATTAATTGGCACCGTCAAACAACTGCTACGGGCTTAA
- a CDS encoding chemotaxis protein CheW, producing the protein MVSNSEPYTDDLDLSLDIQPLENPEGELHLRFYLPSGEACAFPATGIAEVMQQTPDQIAPIPNASPLLLGTINLRGRVIWVADLGQFLGDQAVLKTDRPTIPVIAIEDQEQILGLAINSIGNMDWLNVEQLKINYPLSDTMAPFVQAQWQPEDESGVVVNLLDSAKILRSARWAT; encoded by the coding sequence ATGGTTAGTAATTCAGAACCGTATACGGATGATCTAGATTTATCTTTAGATATACAGCCCTTAGAAAATCCAGAGGGTGAATTACATCTTCGTTTCTATCTGCCATCAGGAGAAGCTTGCGCTTTTCCCGCTACAGGTATTGCTGAGGTGATGCAGCAAACCCCCGACCAGATTGCGCCGATTCCTAATGCGTCGCCCTTATTGTTGGGGACGATCAACTTGAGAGGAAGAGTAATTTGGGTAGCAGATCTTGGTCAGTTTTTAGGAGATCAGGCTGTGCTTAAAACAGATCGACCGACAATTCCTGTAATTGCGATCGAAGATCAAGAGCAAATACTAGGTTTAGCCATAAATAGTATTGGAAATATGGATTGGTTGAACGTGGAACAACTAAAAATTAATTATCCTCTATCAGATACTATGGCTCCTTTTGTTCAGGCTCAATGGCAGCCAGAAGATGAAAGTGGTGTAGTCGTGAATTTATTAGATTCAGCAAAAATCTTGCGTTCGGCACGATGGGCAACCTAA
- a CDS encoding methyl-accepting chemotaxis protein yields MASGTNYSQEYEQAEKAYLESNFAQAAEIINHLAEEFPNDPNVLLLRGHIYCYGFQNYDLAIRQYENVLESSAQKDLLDFARSGIEQAEQLQQQLGEPQLAFDQTNFAQTQMLNVGQIDEVEDSVEIDFPDDEEFAKSFGDDDFDFDQEYDLKLDDGAESDIKHNFIPEGDNSYGNSFAESGLEDAEDLTSIDDDTSLSNPFTPFESEPSPESQDFPSSPVQPGIQTRSTFMIDSDDDDSLPDYTEEDFAIANQKEYENDYDDSSELEIDTVLTEPFSMDGSQEYGIEMPDVSEHEGLDYQDELEFDEIDSSFFDLEELEQGLPDTGLFNVAEEPSSISANLSNDLASETDAIGIDEVAISEIGVETNASTSLTADKVEVQQGALAGFINAPIQKKQLITAGVTGVVSAIAVLLIGTAGSAIINPNPDEPLEGARNSLLLSLIAGVTSFGTAAALGKITAKHVTRASHNLQAQFDDVYQGNLNAKATVYAQDEFGQLASGFNRMTGVILTTTQEAQRRAEETEQAKEDLQRQVIRLLDDVEGAARGDLTVQATVTADVLGAVADAFNLTIQSLREIVRQVKEAAEQVNKGSTDSELFARNQSSEALRMAEELAVTLNSVQMMTESIERVADNAREAEEVARSSSVTALKGGKAVERTVSGIFQIRETVSETARKVKRLAEASQEISKIVLLISQIAERTNQLALNASIQAAKAGEAGRGFAVVADEVRQLADRSGKSLKEIEQIVLQIQSETGSVMTAMEEGIQEVIDVTERAEQAKTALEDIIQVSNRIDTLVRSITADTVEQKENSRAVAQVMQSVELTAQATSQESQRVGGALQNLVGIARGLLSSVERFRIDRGDK; encoded by the coding sequence ATGGCATCAGGAACTAACTATTCACAAGAATACGAACAAGCAGAAAAGGCTTATTTAGAAAGTAATTTTGCTCAAGCAGCAGAAATAATCAATCATTTAGCTGAAGAATTTCCCAACGATCCTAATGTCTTGTTGCTGCGAGGTCATATTTATTGTTATGGATTTCAAAACTACGATCTGGCTATAAGACAATATGAAAATGTATTAGAATCAAGCGCACAAAAAGATTTGCTTGATTTTGCCCGTAGTGGAATTGAACAGGCAGAGCAGCTACAGCAGCAGTTGGGTGAGCCACAATTAGCTTTCGATCAAACTAATTTTGCCCAGACACAAATGCTGAATGTAGGGCAGATTGACGAAGTAGAAGATTCAGTAGAAATTGATTTTCCTGACGACGAAGAATTTGCCAAAAGCTTTGGTGACGATGATTTTGATTTTGACCAAGAATACGATTTGAAATTAGATGATGGTGCAGAATCAGATATTAAGCATAATTTTATTCCTGAGGGTGATAACTCTTACGGAAATTCTTTTGCAGAGTCAGGGTTGGAAGATGCTGAGGATTTGACATCAATTGATGATGATACTAGTTTGAGCAATCCTTTTACGCCATTTGAATCAGAGCCATCTCCAGAGTCTCAAGATTTTCCCTCATCGCCAGTACAACCAGGAATTCAGACTAGATCTACCTTTATGATAGATTCTGATGATGATGATTCACTTCCTGATTATACTGAAGAAGACTTTGCGATCGCCAATCAAAAGGAATATGAAAATGATTATGATGACAGTTCTGAATTAGAAATTGATACGGTTTTAACTGAACCATTCTCTATGGATGGCAGTCAAGAATATGGAATAGAAATGCCTGATGTTTCCGAGCACGAGGGCTTAGATTATCAAGATGAACTGGAATTTGATGAAATTGACAGTAGCTTTTTTGACCTGGAAGAATTGGAACAAGGTTTGCCTGATACTGGTTTATTTAATGTTGCCGAAGAACCAAGCAGCATTAGCGCGAATTTATCTAACGATTTAGCTTCAGAAACAGATGCTATTGGTATCGATGAAGTTGCTATTAGTGAAATAGGAGTGGAAACAAATGCTTCAACCTCTTTGACAGCAGATAAAGTAGAAGTTCAGCAAGGAGCTTTAGCTGGGTTTATTAATGCGCCGATTCAGAAAAAACAGTTGATTACGGCTGGAGTTACAGGAGTAGTTTCGGCGATCGCCGTTTTATTAATCGGCACAGCGGGTTCGGCTATTATCAATCCCAACCCTGATGAACCCCTTGAGGGTGCTAGAAATAGCCTGCTTTTAAGTTTAATTGCTGGGGTTACCAGTTTTGGCACAGCAGCCGCTTTGGGTAAAATTACCGCTAAACACGTAACCAGAGCTAGTCATAATTTACAGGCTCAGTTTGATGATGTCTATCAAGGAAATCTCAACGCCAAAGCGACGGTATATGCTCAAGATGAATTTGGGCAGCTAGCCAGTGGTTTTAACCGCATGACTGGGGTTATTTTGACCACCACCCAAGAAGCCCAAAGAAGAGCCGAAGAAACTGAGCAGGCAAAAGAAGACCTCCAACGTCAGGTAATCCGTCTTCTAGATGATGTAGAGGGCGCAGCTAGAGGAGATTTGACCGTACAGGCTACCGTAACTGCCGACGTATTGGGCGCAGTGGCTGATGCTTTTAACTTAACCATTCAAAGTCTAAGAGAAATTGTCCGTCAGGTAAAAGAAGCAGCAGAACAGGTAAATAAAGGTTCTACCGATAGTGAACTGTTTGCCCGTAATCAATCGAGTGAAGCATTACGGATGGCAGAAGAGCTTGCTGTTACCTTAAATTCGGTGCAGATGATGACCGAATCTATTGAAAGGGTGGCAGACAATGCTCGTGAGGCAGAAGAAGTTGCCCGCTCATCTTCTGTAACTGCCCTCAAAGGCGGTAAAGCGGTAGAAAGAACAGTATCGGGAATCTTTCAGATTAGAGAAACAGTATCAGAAACAGCCCGTAAGGTAAAACGTTTAGCCGAAGCATCCCAAGAAATCTCGAAAATTGTTCTGTTGATTTCGCAAATTGCTGAAAGAACTAATCAGCTTGCACTTAATGCCTCAATTCAGGCAGCAAAAGCAGGGGAAGCAGGTCGTGGTTTTGCGGTAGTTGCCGATGAGGTAAGGCAATTAGCAGATAGATCGGGTAAATCTCTCAAAGAGATTGAGCAAATTGTACTGCAAATTCAAAGTGAAACGGGGTCGGTAATGACCGCCATGGAAGAAGGTATTCAAGAGGTAATTGACGTAACAGAAAGAGCAGAACAGGCAAAAACTGCCCTAGAGGATATTATTCAAGTATCTAATCGCATTGATACTCTGGTGCGATCGATTACAGCCGATACTGTCGAACAAAAGGAAAACTCCCGTGCTGTGGCTCAAGTAATGCAGTCTGTAGAGCTAACGGCTCAGGCTACTTCTCAAGAGTCTCAGAGGGTTGGAGGCGCACTCCAAAATCTTGTGGGTATTGCTCGTGGTTTGCTATCTTCAGTTGAAAGATTCCGCATTGATCGAGGTGATAAGTGA